Proteins co-encoded in one Listeria ivanovii subsp. ivanovii genomic window:
- a CDS encoding GGDEF domain-containing protein: MLNILESLWSSMALFLSALFFHGMALRSLRDKKPTWFQNKFANEIINYSLGIYYGFLGVYFIIRGLPGTDSGIYTDMLLNILIVLHLFSSAGPATVALLLIISGKIILGDALFSNLFYIFLIIGFHFVCMEAAKLRLSTVRKVVLIKLGAIPLMLLYLHQKIQIAYSVENLPDWALYFSVSFVTTFIIVSAAYYIDTSNKLIYDLQQSTILDPLTGLSNYRHFEEIFTNSFQHAAIKKANLSLIIIDIDYFKRVNDTYGHLVGNGVLSTFSQMLLKISFPPNTTIARIGGEEFAIVLSNINASETEHLAEKIRKKVEKIEFPIVATSSIITISAGIAHFNGNNYLTSEALLQAADQALYNAKRNGRNQVHIRDAETVL, translated from the coding sequence ATGCTAAATATTCTTGAATCCTTATGGAGTAGCATGGCGCTTTTTTTATCAGCGCTTTTTTTTCACGGAATGGCACTGCGGTCACTTCGAGATAAAAAACCTACTTGGTTCCAAAACAAATTCGCCAATGAAATTATCAATTATTCATTGGGTATTTATTATGGTTTCTTAGGGGTATACTTCATTATTCGTGGGCTTCCGGGGACGGATTCTGGAATTTATACGGATATGTTACTAAATATTTTAATCGTCTTGCACTTATTTTCATCTGCTGGTCCAGCCACCGTTGCATTACTACTTATTATTTCGGGAAAAATAATTTTGGGCGATGCATTATTTTCTAACCTTTTTTATATTTTTTTAATTATTGGTTTTCATTTTGTTTGTATGGAAGCAGCAAAACTCCGCTTAAGCACTGTACGTAAAGTCGTACTAATCAAACTTGGTGCTATTCCGCTGATGCTTCTTTACTTACATCAAAAAATCCAAATTGCTTATTCTGTGGAAAACTTACCTGATTGGGCACTCTACTTTTCCGTGTCTTTTGTCACTACCTTCATTATTGTTTCTGCAGCGTATTATATAGATACTTCCAATAAGTTGATTTATGATTTGCAGCAATCGACCATCCTTGATCCATTAACAGGTTTATCAAATTATCGTCATTTTGAAGAAATATTTACTAATTCCTTTCAACACGCTGCAATAAAAAAAGCTAATTTGAGTTTAATTATCATTGATATTGATTATTTTAAACGGGTAAATGATACATATGGACATTTAGTTGGCAATGGAGTTTTATCGACATTTAGCCAAATGCTTTTAAAAATTAGCTTCCCGCCGAACACAACTATCGCTCGAATTGGCGGAGAAGAATTTGCGATTGTTTTATCCAATATAAATGCGAGCGAGACAGAGCATCTAGCAGAAAAAATCAGAAAAAAAGTGGAAAAAATCGAGTTTCCAATCGTGGCTACTAGTTCTATCATTACGATTTCTGCAGGCATTGCTCATTTCAATGGAAATAATTA